A genomic stretch from Carassius auratus strain Wakin chromosome 35, ASM336829v1, whole genome shotgun sequence includes:
- the LOC113054093 gene encoding follistatin-A-like has product MLQLPQLRQSVIALLIWFAHLMEQQKVQAGNCWLQQGKNGRCQVLYMSGMSREDCCRSGRLGTAWTEEDVPNNTLFRWLIFNGGAPNCIPCKETCDNVDCGPGKRCKMNKRNKPRCVCAPDCSNVTFKGPVCGSDGKTYRNMCALLRAKCKRHPELTEQYQGKCKRFCKGVRCPGTSRCVMDQTKNAYCVTCKSFCPEVSSPEQYLCGNDGIVYASACQIRRATCMKGRSIGVAYEGKCIDARSCEDIKCWEGRKCLWDKQTGRGRCSTCEDTCPESRPGDSVCASDNATYPNECAMRQAACSMGLVLEVKHSGSCNSLPEETDEEEEDEDYTDYSHESLLLTG; this is encoded by the exons ATGCTACAGTTACCGCAGCTCCGCCAGAGCGTGATCGCGCTTCTCATATGGTTCGCGCACTTGATGGAACAGCAGAAAGTACAAG CTGGCAACTGCTGGCTTCAGCAGGGCAAGAACGGGAGATGCCAAGTTCTGTACATGTCTGGGATGAGTAGGGAAGACTGTTGTAGAAGTGGTCGCCTTGGCACAGCATGGACCGAGGAGGATGTACCTAATAATACACTCTTCCGGTGGCTGATCTTCAATGGCGGTGCACCGAATTGCATACCTTGTAAAG AGACTTGTGATAATGTGGACTGTGGTCCTGGAAAGCGGTGCAAAATGAACAAGCGGAATAAGCCCCGCTGTGTGTGTGCCCCAGACTGCTCCAATGTCACTTttaaagggcctgtgtgtggctcTGATGGGAAAACGTACCGGAACATGTGTGCCCTCCTTAGGGCCAAGTGCAAGAGACATCCTGAGCTGACTGAACAGTACCAGGGAAAATGCAAAA GGTTTTGCAAAGGTGTGCGTTGTCCTGGAACCTCGAGGTGTGTAATGGACCAGACCAAAAATGCCTACTGTGTGACCTGCAAAAGTTTTTGCCCTGAGGTGTCCTCACCGGAGCAGTACCTGTGTGGGAACGATGGGATTGTGTATGCCAGTGCCTGCCAAATCCGAAGGGCCACGTGCATGAAGGGACGGTCCATTGGAGTCGCCTACGAGGGGAAATGCATAG ACGCCAGGTCCTGTGAAGACATCAAATGCTGGGAGGGGCGAAAGTGTCTCTGGGACAAGCAGACAGGACGGGGACGCTGTTCGACATGCGAGGACACCTGTCCCGAGAGTCGTCCGGGTGACAGCGTCTGCGCCAGCGACAACGCCACCTACCCGAACGAGTGCGCTATGAGGCAGGCTGCTTGCTCCATGGGTCTCGTCCTGGAAGTCAAACACTCGGGCTCCTGCAACT CTCTCCCTGAAGAGacggatgaagaggaggaggatgaagattaCACGGATTATAGCCATGAATCTCTGTTACTGACTGGATAA